From the genome of Photobacterium sp. TLY01:
TCTACTGCATAAATGCAACAAGACACCTATTAATTCTTGCCATAAAATAATCACGAATAGTATCAGGGCTACTCATAACCCACCGTGGGGCCTATTTCTGCAAGAACAGAAAACATAAAAACAGGACTAAGACATGCAAGGTCAACTCCCTTTATTAACACCGATTCGCGGTATTGCTGCGCTCATCGTTACCTATTTTCATGCCCGTTTAATTTTGTTTCCGCAATGGCGGGACAGTATTGCGCAATCCACTCATTTTTTGGAAAACGGTTATCTCTGGGTGGATATCTTTTTTATCTTGAGTGGCTTTGTCATGATGCATGTTTATCAATCAACTTTCGCCACAGGCAGTAGCTTCAAAAAATGGCGAGGGTTTATGTGGTTGCGTTTCAGTCGTATTTATCCTCTGTTCTTTGTCACTCTGGCCGTACTCTTTAGTTGGGAATATTACAAATCGGTACACCACATAGGCTTTTATGCCGGCCCATTATTTGATGCTTGGGGTGCCACGGGAATTCCTCCTTTTACCGGCCCGTTTAACCGAACCGAGACCCTGTTACCCAATTTGTTCCTGGTAAATGGTATTCTTTCCCAGCCTTTAAGCTGGAACATTGCGGGATGGTCACTGAGTATTGAATGGCTGTGTTATATGGTCTTTCCGTTGCTAATATCAGTGCTTTTGCGATCAGCAAAAAGCAATGCCTGGCTGCCAGTCCTGATTATGCTGGTACTAAGCGGTATGGTGAACATGCATGGAACATTGGATATCACTTCAACACTGAATGCATTTGTCCGTGGCCTTTGCGGCTTCACATTAGGTCTGTGGTTATCCCGGATCTCATTCGGTCCCAGAACGAAAAGCTGGATCAATCACGATGGGATACTGTTTGCGCTCATCATTGCGTTAATCACAGTACTTCAATTCAGCATCAGCTACACAGTCACTATGGCGACTTATGTACTGTTTGCAATCTTAGTACTCGTTGCGGCCAATCAGGAAAAACGATCTTCGTTGTTGCTCAGCTTACTCGATAATAAAGTCACGCAATTTTTGGGCGATATCTCTTATTCCATTTACCTTTGGCATTCTGTCTTGCTATTAGCTGGGGTGGAAGTTATCCATCACATTAACCCAGACTGGACCGCATGGTGGTATGCACAAACATCTGCTGGTATTGTATTGACCGGTATCCTTTTGTTTACCGCTGCGCTGATCTGCATTTCCACATTCAGTTACTACTTATTCGAACGCCCATTGATGACATGGATGCGGGGAATGGCAGGGAGACGCACCCCGCCAGAAGTGTCTAAAGCATAACTGTTGATTACAATTACAGTGGCTGAGATTCAGCCACTGTTAACTTAATCAGGCTATGTTAAACAATTCATTATTCGCTCAATATCATGATATTTCACTAATGTAGGACGACAGGATACCTGTAAGAAAAGTCATTTTTCCCAATAATTATGTGATAATGTCCTAATAAATAAACTTAAGATAATACCATACGTTTTATATGGTCGCCTAATTTTCCTTTACTTTCAACGAGAAAGTGTATCGCTATCTTGCTTCCGGGCTAATCATAGGAAATACCGTGTCTAATACTAACATGAATCAATTTAAAAGTTTTTCTCTCATTACAATACAAGGGTTTCTTGTTTTCATCCTCGTTGCTGCAATCGCCTTATTGATTTCAATATCATTTTCAGAGATATTTTTTAGTAATTATAATGAAAGCAGCCCGGCAGGAGCGACATTCTTTATTTCCGGTATGTACTTAACATTATTCATCACCAAAAAAACATGGCATTCATCGATCAATAAAGATTTAAAAAAAACTTTACTAACAACTTCATTGATATGTTCAACTATTATTTACTCAGTCTATTGCATCATTAAAGAAATTAAAGACTTTGATAGACTTTTAGACCAATACATTTTATTACAAGTGGTAGCAGTATTATTAACACTGATATTGCAATACTTCATATACAGCAAGAAATAAGCTATAAACTCGACATTCACTATCCCCATCCTTATCTAAATCACATAGAAGAATTCATCCCTACATGTCAGGTTGTCGGCGCAAAAAGCGCCAACAACCTCTTCAACCGTACGACTTCAGCCACCGAATGTGTGTCAAGACAAAACAAACTGGCAGATCAGAGCCAACCAGCCATACTGTTGCAACCTGTCAGGCAATGTTAGCCTTTAAATGTTAACCCAACAGCAAGACATTGGACTTCTTGAAACAGTAGGAAAATTGTATGAAAACATACCTTACGAATAGTAAATTCCTGAATCTCTTACTCTACAGTTTATTCCTGATGTCCTCGGTTGCGGTAACTGCCGATGATATTCGCACTGAACGCGTTCAATTTCAGAAAGGCACGAACGGCGCCGTGATCGAAGGGAGCATCAAGGGCTATGAGGTTGTTGATTACGTGTTGAATGCCAAAGAAGGCCAGCAGATGAACGTCAGCATGGCAACCAAGAACACCGCCACCTATTTCAACATACTGGCACCTGGTGAAAACGAAGCTGCCATGTTTAACGGTTCTGTCAGTGAGAACCAGTATGAGGGAAAGCTGCCTGCGTCTGGTGATTACAAAGTCCGGGTGTATATGATGCGATCTGCCGCACGCCGGAACGAAGTCGCTGACTATCGGTTAGAAATGATGATCAACAGCGGAAATTAATGTCTGCAGGACGGGAATTAGGCAGTGCAAGTACATGCCAATGCCTAATTCCTGTCGCCCATCATCCGGCTTTCTCTGAAGGTAAAATACGCCAGGACCCGGCATCAATGACAGCTACAAAACGCTTCAGCCAATCTGGCTGTCAGTCCTGCTAGCGCATTCATTCGATTGTCAAATGGATAATTTCTGAATATGCGCTTTTGGATTTTCCTATTCCAGTTTATTGTTTCGACAATCTCTGAATATTCAAAGTGATGGTTTTGATGCATACGCAAGAATTGAAGCTTGAATTGAATGCGATACAACAAGGTTTTGTCAGCTTAGTGCCTATTTCGTTGTTCGTATTCGTCTTTGGTGCCGCTTTTGGTTTGGCTGCGGCTCAGGAAGGACTGAATGACGCTGCCGCCGTATTGATGAGCGCCCTTGTGTTTGCCGGGGCTTCGCAGTTCGCGGCTTTAGACCTTTGGGGAACCCAGGTGCCAGTGCTCCCGTTAGCCATCACAGTCTTTGCCATTAATGCCCGGCATTTGCTCATCGGAGCAACCTTGTATCCCCATATTCGTTCCCTGAATCCGGCCACCCGCTATGGCGTGATGCTGGTTGCCTCCGATGCCAACTGGGCGCTGTCGATGCGGGCTTTTGCTCAAAATGAGACGGCCAAAGGACTGGGTTTACTGTTCGGCGGCGGCATCGCCATTTGGTTTTTCTGGATGATTGGGACCTGGGTTGGTTTTTATTTCGGCAATGCCATCCAAAATCCGTCCGCCTTTGGCGTAGACATGGTGATGGGGTGTTTCCTGCTCACCATGGCGCTGGGAGGCAGCAAAAACAATAAAACGTACGTGATCTGGGCTGCGGCGGCCGCCTCATCGATTGCCGCTTACCTGTATCTGCCAGAAAACAGTCACGTGATTGTTGGTGCACTCACAGGTGGCATCACGGGCGTATTCCTGAAAGGAGATAACCATGAGCATTGATACCTCGGAAATGGGCACACTGTTACTCGTCATCATCATGGCGGTGGTGACAATTGCAACCCGCTGGGGAGGTGTATTCATTATGTCTTACATTCCCATCAGCCAGCGTGTTCAGCAGTTTATCTCGGCGATGTCAGGCTCTGTGCTCATTGCAATTATTGCGCCCATGTTCATCAAGGGAGATACGGGAGCTCAAGCGGCACTCCTGGTAACCGCTGTGGGTACCCTGGTGCTGAAAAAACCGCTGCTTTCTATTGCTGCCGGCATAGCAATGGCTGCACTGATGCGACAGATGTAGATATTCAGAGGTTCCTGAGTACCACCCGCACTCAGGAACCGCCTACACTGCCTCGTACCCCATCACCCATTCTCCTTCGCCGGTATGTTCATCAATATTACCGCCAAGAACACGAAAGCCCTGAGAAAGATAGAAGCGATAGCTCGCATCATTGCGTTTATACACATTCAGCGACAGCGACTCGCGCCGTTTTTTGGCATGGTTGAGCAGTGCTTTCCCTATCCCTTTGCCCTGCACATCGGGTTTGACGAAAATGGCCGCCAGCTGGTTTTGGTACAGGGCATAGAATCCCTTTACTGTCCCGTTTTCAGCCCAGACGTACACTTCTGAAGCCGGCAGATACATGTTTCGCATGTTATCGAGCTGTGACTGCCAGAAATTCGGGGAAATAAAATCGTGCGCTTTGAGTGAAGCATTGAGCCAGATATCCAGTACCGGCTCCATGTCTGTGTCTGTAAATGCTCTAATCATTGTGTCTTTATGTTGTTTGCGTTCACAGGAGTATCCCAGTTAACACGGTGGCCTTGCCAGAACAGAGATCCCAGAATGAAGGAAAGTAGTCGGTATGCGTCGCAAAATCTCGCCCCGGCACGTCCGCA
Proteins encoded in this window:
- a CDS encoding AzlD family protein: MSIDTSEMGTLLLVIIMAVVTIATRWGGVFIMSYIPISQRVQQFISAMSGSVLIAIIAPMFIKGDTGAQAALLVTAVGTLVLKKPLLSIAAGIAMAALMRQM
- a CDS encoding N-acetyltransferase; the encoded protein is MIRAFTDTDMEPVLDIWLNASLKAHDFISPNFWQSQLDNMRNMYLPASEVYVWAENGTVKGFYALYQNQLAAIFVKPDVQGKGIGKALLNHAKKRRESLSLNVYKRNDASYRFYLSQGFRVLGGNIDEHTGEGEWVMGYEAV
- a CDS encoding AzlC family ABC transporter permease, giving the protein MHTQELKLELNAIQQGFVSLVPISLFVFVFGAAFGLAAAQEGLNDAAAVLMSALVFAGASQFAALDLWGTQVPVLPLAITVFAINARHLLIGATLYPHIRSLNPATRYGVMLVASDANWALSMRAFAQNETAKGLGLLFGGGIAIWFFWMIGTWVGFYFGNAIQNPSAFGVDMVMGCFLLTMALGGSKNNKTYVIWAAAAASSIAAYLYLPENSHVIVGALTGGITGVFLKGDNHEH
- a CDS encoding acyltransferase, translated to MQGQLPLLTPIRGIAALIVTYFHARLILFPQWRDSIAQSTHFLENGYLWVDIFFILSGFVMMHVYQSTFATGSSFKKWRGFMWLRFSRIYPLFFVTLAVLFSWEYYKSVHHIGFYAGPLFDAWGATGIPPFTGPFNRTETLLPNLFLVNGILSQPLSWNIAGWSLSIEWLCYMVFPLLISVLLRSAKSNAWLPVLIMLVLSGMVNMHGTLDITSTLNAFVRGLCGFTLGLWLSRISFGPRTKSWINHDGILFALIIALITVLQFSISYTVTMATYVLFAILVLVAANQEKRSSLLLSLLDNKVTQFLGDISYSIYLWHSVLLLAGVEVIHHINPDWTAWWYAQTSAGIVLTGILLFTAALICISTFSYYLFERPLMTWMRGMAGRRTPPEVSKA